Genomic segment of Salvia hispanica cultivar TCC Black 2014 chromosome 2, UniMelb_Shisp_WGS_1.0, whole genome shotgun sequence:
ATATTGTCGCGGATGCTGGCCTTTTGGAAGTATAACCGGGATGGAGAGTCGTGCCTCTGCTCTCGTGGTACTTGGGCTAATCTAGCACCATAAAAAAAGCCCGAGTTCTTATGTAGCATGATAAAAAAGCCCATATTAATCTGCGGATAAAGTATAGACAAAGTTGATGAAATTGCATTGGAAGTTTATTGTTCATTTCATCTGTTGataattatcttttaatttgtgttttattagaattttacatttaatttaattcgaTACAATGTAGTATCTTTCAATCAAAAGTAAATTTACTTTCCAATATGATAAAGAACTATCGGGTAGCTCAaacaagtgaaaaaaataaaaccaataaATCACTGTACATTTgtaactaaaaatgaaattctaggaaattataattaactgctaaaatcctaaaacatattacaaatgataataaaagACAAAGAATCATGTCGAATTCGAAGAGGGTTTCTAGAAGGGCCGGGAAGGGCACGTGGGACGGCCAGACGGGCCCCAAGAAGATCCAAAACTCCGACACCGGATGCATCATCGGCCAGTCGAAGATGCTCACGTACGTGCACAGAGGCGAGGCGGACGTCGGGCATTGGACGTTGCACGAGTATTGCCTCAGCAGTGAGTCTGTTAAGAAGAGCGGAAGGTCAAACGCGGCCGATTTCGTCGTGTGTAAGGTCACCAAAACGGTCAAGAAGAAGCCAATCGAAGCTCACGTTCCGGTTCCAGTTCCAATTCAAATTCCGGCCTCCCCGACTGTATCAACGAAGAGGGTGGCGGAGGTCGATCTTCTTCGATGTTTCGACTGGAAGAAGGAGTTTAGAGATTTGTTCGAAACGGATTTTGAGCAACTAATGGAGGCAGAGAAGGTAATTAATGAGTTTAttttgagtattttttatacattcaTCGTAAAATATTTAGGTAACATAGTCcgtattgatttattttttttgcattcatATTCACTCATGAATATTGGCTTCTGTACAGCCGCAGCCGAACCCTGAAGGTTCCGGTGATGGAAGGATTTGGCATCCGATGAACACACACGGGGCGAATGctgtttagttttattttaagttttcgCGCTGAAAAAGAATTATGTAACTGTAGACAGAATTTTTTGTGACGATGAAGAGCATCAGCTTTGAGTCACCAAAGGGGGTAAATGGGGAACCATTGTCGATCCTCttttaaatatacttttattttttcttcttgtattgttaatcaaaaaaattattctgtATAAATATAGTGCTTGGAATGTTGTGTAGTAATTACAATGTCCCATCCAATTTCCAATGTTGGTAACtctgtatattttaattaaagaatattGCTCGTGTTTCACTCCTTTCAAGGTCTGTAGATTCTCCATGATCACAATGTTGTCACTCGGAGGAGCCGGGAGACGCCATGCTTCACTCCTCACCTTAACATGCCTCAGTTGAGACATGTTCCAAATTTGAACAGGTGCATTAACTACTTTTTGAGAAGAGACGATTAATGTCTGCAGACGCCAGAGGAGATTCATGGAAGAAGGAACTTGGCTAGAGTGCCCGTGGAGATTCATGGAAGAAGGAACTTGGCTAGACTCATATAATTTTTCCAGAGAATGCCCAGGAAATTGACCCTCATCGCGTAGTCTCAATGTCCTCAACAATTTCCAATACGACAATAGTTCAACTTTTTCAGAATCACTTATACATGTACGAGCATATGGTCTAGATTTCATGGCATCTATCACTTTCTCCTTTGAAGTACTTCCCAGAATAGCTACACGTCGTTGGCTACACGTGCCTTGAGGACTATGTGGCCTGACCACATCATAAAACCTCTCCTTTTGAGCTTCTTTTATGCAAAGGTCTCTTAATAGATCATGGATTTTGCAGTACTTCATGTTTCCAGTTGACCCCAACTCGTGAACAAGAATTAGATTTCTATCAACTAGTTCATCTAAGTACTCTTTTGCAATTGTTTCCAAACTCTTGCCACTTATTGGTTTTAGAAATCCTTCAGAAACCCATAGCTTGATGACTTTCGACACTCGAATTTTACTATCCTCCTCAAACATTCCCATATATAGAAAGCACGGCTTAAGATAAACTGGCAAATGGTTGTAGCTCAACTTCAGTATTTTCAAGCAATGCTTATCATTCTCCAAATTCACTAGTGAATTTATGCTTCCCCTAATAGATTCCCAACATTCTTTGGTTTGTTCCAATTTTTCCAAAAGACCTCCCATCACAACAATTGATAATGGAAGTCCTCTGCAACTCTTCACAATCTTCTTTCCAATTTTCTCCAATTCTAAAGGACAACTTTTCCCCCCAAACACAATTTTGCAGAACATATTCCAACTACTTTCTTCATTCATAAATTCCATTTCAAGGCTATAATTGTTATCCAATTGAGATCCCAAATTCGATAGCCTAGTTGTCACCATTATCCGACTACCATTACTATTGTCAGGTAAATAGCGTTGTATCTTATCCCATGCCTCAATACTCCACATATCATCCAACACAACTAGATACCTTCTATATGATAAACATTTGTGGAGTGCTACTCCTATTTCATCTTCACTCATTTGACTCAACCTTTGTTTATTGGCTTGAGATAGAATTTCACAAAGAAGTTCTTTTGTGTTATATTGTTGAGAAATTGTAACCCAAGCACATTTATCAAAATGACGACTATCAactgtttttttataaacatttgtGGCAAGAGTAGTCTTACCAATTCCTCCCATTCCTACGATTGGGATGACTTGGCGACCGGGTTGTCCGTAAATGAGCTTCTCCATGAGTTGAAGCATGACATCATCAAAGCCCACCATGGTTGTGCTGTTCGGCCTAGAGAAAGAAGATGTTGAGGAACCACCAGAGACTTGTCTATGATCTTTGAGTGCAACGATCTCCATCACTTCTTTCTTGATCAAATCCATGTCTTCTATCACCTTCTGCAAACTCTCATAAAAGTATGCAGATGTTGAGGAATCAGAAGAGGCTGAGACTTGTATCTCTAGCTGATCTTTGATTGCAATGATCTCCATCATGTCTTTCTTgatcaaatccaaatccatGTCTGCATATGTGGAGGAATTAGCAGATGGCGAGACTTGTCTCTGCAACTGATCTTTGAATGCAAAAATCTCCATCACTTCATTCTTAAGCAAATCCACGTCTTCTATGAAATTCACCACCTCAGTCTTGAACAAGTTTGCATATGTTGAGGAATCAGCATATGCCAAGACTTGTCTCTGCAGCTGATCTTTGAATGCAAAAATCTCCATCACTTCATTCTTGATGAAATCCATGTGTTGTATCACCTTCACCACAGTCTTATACAAGTCTGCAGAATCTGAGACTTGTCTCTGCAGATGATATTTGAGTGTGAAGATCAAATCCATGTGTTTTGTCACCCTTTCTTCTACCAATTGAATGTCTTGTCTCAAATTCCGCAGAGTAGTATACAAGTCTGATATCGAGATTGTCTGAGCAGCTTGTCTTCAGACTGCAACATCAAATCCATGTCTTCTAGCATACCTTCTTTGACTGCAACCACTGAATCCATGTCTTCTATCACGTTCCTCAAAGCCTCGTACAAGACTAAGACATCAGGACGAAGCTGTTCCACAATGTGAGATTCGATGACATCTTCAGCCGCATAAACTGCATCAGCAATGCGCATCTCCAACGGATCTGCTTGATCCCCCTCAGCATAAGGAGACTTATAACCTTCGAGAAATTCCTGCAAAAACATAACAATTTCAGTGAGAGATTCAACTTGTTTTTTGTCCATAGAAATCGGAGGCGAAGGATGATGCTCGATCTGATCCAAAATCTGCATAAGAGAAACCAGAGCTGCATAAGCCGccattgaaataatttttttttttccaatttttttcagGTCGCAGAAAATGAAGATAAGAAAACGGAAGAAAGAGTGGTGGAAATGAAAGGGGAGACTGACttcaatataatttcaacttttaatGTTTTAGGTGGATATTAAACGCTCCATGTGCCATGACTCATGTCATTGATATCAATGCTACTGATGGACTCCATTGAAATATGTCAACAAGTCCACACATTCTTCGGGAAAAGCTCGTGATTTTTAAGTTCCCTTAGACCACCTCCATCAGTGACACTCCACACAATGTCAcccataaaaaacaaaataagtataaataaaagtaattataaaacaataaaaagcaaCTGCCCCTCATCAATTGATGAGCACTTGCCGCCACCAAACAAAGTGAGGGGCACATGCCACATGTCATAATATTATTGGCTGaatattgatttcttttttatttttgttttttcactttttattattgatttattttattattt
This window contains:
- the LOC125206986 gene encoding putative late blight resistance protein homolog R1B-16; amino-acid sequence: MDLIFTLKYHLQRQVSDSADLYKTVVKVIQHMDFIKNEVMEIFAFKDQLQRQVLAYADSSTYANLFKTEVVNFIEDVDLLKNEVMEIFAFKDQLQRQVSPSANSSTYADMDLDLIKKDMMEIIAIKDQLEIQVSASSDSSTSAYFYESLQKVIEDMDLIKKEVMEIVALKDHRQVSGGSSTSSFSRPNSTTMVGFDDVMLQLMEKLIYGQPGRQVIPIVGMGGIGKTTLATNVYKKTVDSRHFDKCAWVTISQQYNTKELLCEILSQANKQRLSQMSEDEIGVALHKCLSYRRYLVVLDDMWSIEAWDKIQRYLPDNSNGSRIMVTTRLSNLGSQLDNNYSLEMEFMNEESSWNMFCKIVFGGKSCPLELEKIGKKIVKSCRGLPLSIVVMGGLLEKLEQTKECWESIRGSINSLVNLENDKHCLKILKLSYNHLPVYLKPCFLYMGMFEEDSKIRVSKVIKLWVSEGFLKPISGKSLETIAKEYLDELVDRNLILVHELGSTGNMKYCKIHDLLRDLCIKEAQKERFYDVVRPHSPQGTCSQRRVAILGSTSKEKVIDAMKSRPYARTCISDSEKVELLSYWKLLRTLRLRDEGQFPGHSLEKLYESSQVPSSMNLHGHSSQVPSSMNLLWRLQTLIVSSQKVVNAPVQIWNMSQLRHVKVRSEAWRLPAPPSDNIVIMENLQTLKGVKHEQYSLIKIYRVTNIGNWMGHFT